The nucleotide window GCCGGGTGCACCAGCAGGCTCTCGACGATGTCGGTCACCTTCAGGTTGGCGGTCACCGCGAGCGCCAGCACCGAGATCAGCTCGGCGGCGTGCGCCCCGACGATCGATCCCCCGAGGACCACCCCCGTGGCCGGATCGGAGAGGATCTTGACGAACCCCCGGGGATCCCCGTCGATCAGGGCGCGGGGATTGGCGGCGTACGGGACCTTGGTCACCCGGATCTTGCGCCCCAGGGCAAAGGCCTCCGCCTCGGCCAGTCCCACGTCGGCGATCTCGGGCTCGGTGAAGATGGCGCTGGCCGCCTTGTCGTAGTCGAGGTGGCGGTGGGCCCGGGTGTGCAGGCCCATCACGTGCTCGGCCACCTTGCGGCCCTGCATCGACGCCACCGAGGCCAGAGGGAGCTTCCCCGAGACGTCCCCGGCGGCGTAGATGTGCTCGACGTTCGACTGGCAGTGGTGGTTGATCGGGACGTAGCCCCCGGGGTCGGTGGCCACCCCGGCGGTATCCAGCCCGAGACCGTCGGAGTTCGGGACGGCGCCGATGGCCAGGAGGGCGTGGGAGCCCTCCACCCGGCGGCCATCGTCACACCGCACCACGACACCGGCGTCGGAGGGGTCGATTCCCACGGCGCGGGCGCCCTTGTAGAGCACCACGTCGCGGCGCAGGAAGTCCTCCTCCAGGGCCGCCGCCACCTCGGGGTCCTTGGTCGGCAGGACCTGCTGCCGGGAGACGATCAGGCTGACCTGCGAGCCGAAGGAGCGGAACATGTGGACGAACTCCACGCCGGTCACGCCGGAGCCGATCACCACCAGATGTTCGGGTAGCTCGGGGGGCGGATACGCCTGGCGGGTGACCAGGATCCGCCGGCCGTCGACCTCGCACCAGGGCGGCACCCGGGGCCGGCTGCCCGTGGCGACGAGTACGGCGTCGGCCTCGATCTCCACCCGACCGTCGGCTGCGTCCACGGTGACGCAGTGAGGCCCCTCGAGGCGGGCCGCGCCCCGCACGAGCCTGACCCCCT belongs to Acidimicrobiales bacterium and includes:
- a CDS encoding FAD-dependent oxidoreductase, which codes for MAVRFVILGGGPAGNQAATHAARLGAEVTLVERDVIGGGANLWDCIPSKAMIATGGVMSLTGRAHRMGLAPIEAELDPKAVGERIGQISSHLESSIERLLHSQGVRLVRGAARLEGPHCVTVDAADGRVEIEADAVLVATGSRPRVPPWCEVDGRRILVTRQAYPPPELPEHLVVIGSGVTGVEFVHMFRSFGSQVSLIVSRQQVLPTKDPEVAAALEEDFLRRDVVLYKGARAVGIDPSDAGVVVRCDDGRRVEGSHALLAIGAVPNSDGLGLDTAGVATDPGGYVPINHHCQSNVEHIYAAGDVSGKLPLASVASMQGRKVAEHVMGLHTRAHRHLDYDKAASAIFTEPEIADVGLAEAEAFALGRKIRVTKVPYAANPRALIDGDPRGFVKILSDPATGVVLGGSIVGAHAAELISVLALAVTANLKVTDIVESLLVHPALAEALADAAE